A window from Falco naumanni isolate bFalNau1 chromosome 3, bFalNau1.pat, whole genome shotgun sequence encodes these proteins:
- the AHDC1 gene encoding LOW QUALITY PROTEIN: AT-hook DNA-binding motif-containing protein 1 (The sequence of the model RefSeq protein was modified relative to this genomic sequence to represent the inferred CDS: deleted 3 bases in 3 codons) — protein sequence MLSLKVASGAEGSGTPAAGQEAAPPDGRSLPKRAGSEGLGAQQPADGSSVACQPVALENGASPPAEWFPRAQGSGPRQPGSDGDGRSFRVNLHCKHPRPRELKCNSRSSSKAEGPGLTFPDPHVSNCSAKRHAGEEEVRMRVKPPGPVVTTSVVRGSPDYVREPKFYPPGHPVQRPPACPAEKALSCSVLSFPEGSCPALSREHQAGSLLHGDPADRCQSLHGGTKAAEDLLGCAGEPRILGGSAEEAAACDRAPKTFPNATLASGRCNIDSILALLRSKCGNGHINLHPVVQLIDIMKDLNRLSEDLKSSGVHLDCGSLRGGGGGGHEDSRLLPADRDLQYSFFSSPSLANSIRSPEERGVLCKTEPSRHPRPPARDGEADGGGGSAHSPPATAGVWGGSSKAPAEEAGCSQPDAGDYSDLAEADILNELASLACPGTQLLESQAMEPQPQLLPAQELDSQSRLLDSQSLESQPQLLDSQSLEPLPESLELQNLEPLGLQSLEPLSESLELQSLEPLSESLELQSLEPLAEPLGLQTLEPLPGALEPPLLPAEPSLLEPQPLGPVSELLEAQPGAGDPLRPHGLQPRLGGCPLGSVVKRGPCGGRGAGRCGEDHRKYALRRTDKPKMLCRRRRAGRGRRADVTPESRVLSPLALPAEVPPGPEEPSTPLLAPPPPPPSTLDPDEVPKPPVTGKKSKCRGVRKMVVKMAKIPVSLGRRNKTTYKVSSLSSNLNLEGKELAASSSMEPTPLLKMKNNGRNVVVVFPPGEMPIILKRKRGRPPKNLLLGQAKPKEPTPEVKKRRRRKQKLASPQPSYIADTNDSKADYSDVLAKLAFLNRQSQSSGRCSPPRCWTPSEPESIHQAPDTQSISHFLHRVQGFRRRGGKAGGFGGRGGGHAARAARCSFSDFFEGIGKKKKAPAALHADPVHPRKRGRPEPDPVGKPKRKRRARKNGALFPEPNPGQSFGDSAAEWAGGEKGSPWAPHHGHPGGQAGRNGGYQGAEARPFHAAGLESGSSSRANFYAGSAPSSQTEAGPERHSLFTGYFRSLLDSDDSSDLLDFALSASRSESRKSAAAYTAPPAALPGQRGLAAYPARGGKVAAATPGTEAAFHAAMQGRPAFPPGRAAAAAGYGVAQGSSECRGAEAFPKLAPPSAVSRSPTTHPAASGTPGYSPYGSYGTGQSVAPASVFPPGKQYPSAQDCPNSKDCSFAYGSGSSLPSSPSSAHSAGYAPPTAGPSLPLGKAAFFNSAEQGGQFSSAAHTPLRCDSRASTVSPGGYMVPKGSASFQPSPENCRQFPSAAPWAFRQGYGGLDWSSEAFSQLYNPGFECHLNEPNVILDISNYTPQKAKQQTVSETFSESSSDSTQFNQPASYRRANSEASSSEGQSSLSSLEKLMMDWNEASSAPGYNWNQSVLFQSNSKPGRGRRKKVDMFDTSHLNFSSSSSSSSVYPSKRSTGPRQPRGSRGACASKKERGTGKTKFPTKSQAVNPLFQESTDLGLDYYSGDSSMSPLPSQSRGFGVGERDPCDYAGPYSMNPSTPSDGTFVQGFQSDSPGLGQPDLESKHFPALPHQLAAPGQQTVFEASLQKAFSPNCSPTLAFKEDLRAGNIRKLPACDSLKHSMQGGALPHAPHLACRDLPMPQPHYDSPSCKNPPYWYSPNASTRSPSYDGKAGASMLVDFMGRTDPSCLNPHLSSPSGTHPSKGEKEPLEMSRAHHRGPYACPLINDLNISPVPRDSMLQLQDNYRYPSFAPQGHPVMAPTQKSGFLGPMVEQQHPEDTFTVTSL from the exons ATGGGAGCTCGGTCGCCTGCCAGCCCGTCGCACTGGAGAACGGTGCCAGCCCGCCAGCCGAGTGGTTCCCGCGCGCCCAGGGCTCAGGCCCCCGCCAGCCCGGCAGCGACGGCGACGGCAGGAGCTTCAGAGTGAACCTGCACTGCAAGCACCCGCGGCCCAG AGAGCTCAAGTGCAatagcaggagcagcagcaaagcagagg GTCCCGGTCTCACCTTCCCTGACCCCCATGTCAGCAACTGCTCGGCCAAGCGGCACGCGGGGGAGGAGGAGGTCAGGATGCGCGTGAAGCCCCCGGGCCCAGTGGTAACGACCAGCGTTGTGCGTGGCTCACCCGACTACGTCCGAGAGCCCAAGTTCTACCCACCGGGACACCCGGTGCAGCGGCCCCCGGCCTGCCCGGCGGAAAAGGCCTTATCCTGCAGCGTGCTGAGCTTCCCTGAGGGCTCGTGCCCTGCGCTCAGCCGGGAGCACCAGGCAGGCTCGCTGCTGCACGGCGACCCGGCCGACCGGTGCCAGAGCTTGCACGGGGGCACCAAGGCAGCGGAGGACTTGCTGGGCTGTGCCGGCGAGCCCCGGATCCTGGGGGGGAGCGCGGAGGAGGCAGCCGCCTGTGATCGGGCGCCTAAAACCTTCCCCAACGCGACGCTGGCCTCGGGCCGCTGCAACATCGACAGCATCCTCGCCTTGCTCCGGAGCAAGTGCGGCAACGGGCACATCAACCTCCACCCCGTGGTGCAGCTCATCGACATCATGAAGGACCTCAACCGCCTCTCTGAGGACCTCAAGAGCAGCGGGGTGCACTTGGACTGCGGCAGTCTCCGCGGTGGTGGCGGCGGTGGCCACGAGGACAGCCGCCTCCTGCCCGCCGACCGTGACCTCCAGTACAGCTTCTTCTCCTCGCCCTCCCTGGCCAACAGCATCCGCAGCCCTGAGGAGCGGGGAGTGCTCTGCAAAACCGAGCCTTCGCGGCACCCACGGCCCCCGGCCCGTGATGGAGAAGCTGATGGCGGTGGGGGGagtgcc cacagccccccggcCACAgcgggggtgtggggggggagCTCCAAAGCGCCGGCAGAGGAAGCCGGTTGCTCCCAGCCTGATGCCGGTGATTACTCGGACCTGGCCGAGGCGGACATCCTTAACGAACTGGCCTCCCTGGCGTGCCCAGGGACACAGCTGCTGGAGTCGCAGGCGATGGAGCCGCAGCCCCAGTTGCTGCCAGCCCAAGAGCTGGACTCCCAGTCCCGGCTGCTGGATTCCCAGTCCCTCGAGTCGCAGCCTCAGCTGCTCGATTCGCAGAGCCTGGAGCCACTGCCGGAGTCGCTGGAGCTGCAAAACCTGGAGCCATTGGGGTTGCAGTCGCTGGAGCCGCTCTCTGAGTCACTGGAGCTGCAGTCGCTGGAGCCCCTGTCCGAGTCGCTGGAGTTGCAGTCGCTGGAGCCGTTGGCAGAGCCGCTGGGGCTGCAGACGCTGGAGCCACTGCCCGGGGCGCTGGAGCCCCCGCTGCTGCCCGCCGAGCCCTCGCTGCTGGAGCCGCAGCCGCTGGGGCCCGTGTCGGAGCTGCTGGAGGCGCAGCCGGGTGCCGGGGACCCGCTGCGGCCCCACGGGCTGCAGCCCCGGCTAGGGGGGTGTCCCCTGGGCAGTGTGGTGAAGCGGGGCCCctgcgggggccggggggccgggcGGTGTGGCGAGGACCACCGCAAGTATGCCCTGCGCCGGACAGACAAGCCAAAGATGCTGTGCCGCCGGAGGAGGGCAGGGCGAGGGCGCCGGGCGGACGTCACCCCCGAGAGCCGGGTCTTGTCCCCCCTCGCCCTGCCCGCCGAGGTGCCTCCTGGGCCCGAGGAGCCCAGCACACCGCTGCTGGCCCCCCCACCAccgccccccagcaccctggacCCCGACGAGGTACCCAAGCCCCCTGTGACGGGGAAGAAGAGCAAGTGCCGGGGGGTGAGGAAGATGGTGGTGAAGATGGCCAAGATCCCTGTGTCCTTGGGGAGGAGGAACAAGACCACCTACAAGGTGTCATCGCTCAGCAGCAACCTGAACCTGGAGGGCAAGGAGCTGGCGGCCAGCAGCTCCATGGAGCCCACGCCGCTGCTCAAGATGAAGAACAACGGGCGCAACGTGGTGGTGGTCTTCCCCCCCGGCGAGATGCCCATCATTCTGAAGCGTAAGCGAGGTCGGCCTCCCAAGAACCTGCTGCTGGGCCAAGCCAAGCCTAAGGAGCCCACCCCGGAggtgaagaagaggaggaggaggaagcagaagctGGCCTCGCCCCAGCCCTCCTACATCGCCGACACCAACGACAGCAAGGCCGACTACTCGGACGTGCTGGCCAAGCTGGCCTTCCTCAACCGGCAGAGCCAGTCCTCGGGGCGCTGCTCGCCGCCCCGCTGCTGGACCCCCAGTGAGCCCGAGTCCATCCACCAAGCCCCCGACACCCAGAGCATCTCCCACTTCTTGCACCGCGTCCAGGGCTTCCGCCGGCGCGGTGGTAAGGCAGGGGGCTtcggcgggcgc gggggggggcatgCCGCCCGCGCCGCCCGTTGCTCCTTCAGCGATTTCTTCGAGGGCATcgggaagaagaagaaagcccccgccgccctccaCGCTGACCCCGTGCACCCGCGCAAGCGGGGCCGGCCGGAGCCCGACCCCGTGGGCAAACCCAAGCGAAAGCGACGGGCCCGCAAGAACGGGGCGCTCTTCCCCGAGCCCAACCCTGGGCAGAGCTTCGGCGACAGCGCTGCTGAGTGGGCTGGTGGGGAGAAGGGCAGCCCCTGGGCCCCCCACCATGGCCACCCTGGTGGCCAGGCCGGCCGCAATGGTGGCTACCAAGGGGCCGAGGCGAGACCTTTCCACGCCGCAGGGCTGGAGTCGGGCTCCTCCAGCCGGGCCAACTTCTACGCCGGGAGCGCGCCGTCCTCGCAGACGGAGGCTGGCCCGGAGAGGCACAGCCTCTTCACCGGCTACTTTCGCTCCTTGCTGGACTCGGACGACTCCTCCGACCTGCTGGACTTCGCCCTCTCAGCCTCCCGCTCCGAGTCCCGCAAGTCGGCAGCTGCCTACACGGCCCCTCCGGCCGCCCTGCCGGGCCAGCGTGGCCTGGCCGCCTACCCGGCCCGGGGTGGCAAGGTGGCGGCGGCAACCCCCGGCACTGAGGCCGCCTTCCACGCGGCGATGCAGGGCCGGCCCGCCTTCCCACCCGGCCgtgccgccgccgctgctggcTACGGGGTGGCCCAAGGGTCCTCGGAGTGCCGGGGGGCCGAGGCTTTCCCCAAGCTGGCGCCACCCTCGGCTGTCTCCCGGTCGCCCACGACTCACCCGGCGGCCAGCGGCACCCCCGGCTACTCCCCGTACGGCAGCTACGGCACCGGGCAGAGCGTGGCACCCGCCAGCGTCTTCCCACCGGGGAAGCAGTACCCGTCGGCCCAGGACTGCCCCAACAGCAAGGACTGCAGCTTCGCCTACGGCAGCGGCAGCAGCCTCCCGTCCTCCCCCAGCAGCGCCCACAGCGCCGGCTACGCGCCGCCGACGGCCGGCCCCAGCCTGCCACTGGGCAAAGCCGCCTTCTTCAACAGCGCCGAGCAAGGCGGGCAGTTCTCCAGCGCGGCGCACACCCCCTTGCGCTGCGATAGCCGCGCCAGCACCGTCTCGCCCGGCGGCTACATGGTGCCCAAGGGTTCGGCCTCCTTCCAGCCCTCGCCCGAAAATTGCCGGCAGTTCCCCAGCGCCGCGCCGTGGGCTTTCCGGCAAGGCTATGGTGGGTTGGACTGGAGCTCGGAGGCCTTCAGCCAGCTGTACAACCCGGGCTTCGAGTGCCACCTCAACGAGCCCAACGTCATCCTGGACATCTCCAACTACACCCCACAGAAAGCCAAGCAGCAGACGGTCTCGGAGACCTTCTCTGAATCCTCCTCTGACAGCACCCAGTTCAACCAGCCGGCCAGCTACCGGCGCGCCAACAGCGAGGCCTCCTCCAGCGAGGGCCAGTCCAGTctctccagcctggagaagctgATGATGGACTGGAATGAGGCGTCTTCCGCCCCGGGCTACAACTGGAACCAGAGCGTCCTCTTCCAGAGCAACTCCAAGCCCGGTCGAGGCCGACGGAAGAAGGTGGACATGTTCGACACCTCTCACCTGaacttctcctcctcttcttcctcttcctccgTGTATCCCTCCAAGAGGAGCACGGGACCCCGCCAGCCCCGGGGTTCCCGGGGGGCTTGTGCCTCCAAGAAGGAGAGGGGGACGGGCAAGACCAAGTTCCCCACCAAGTCGCAGGCGGTCAACCCCCTCTTCCAGGAGAGCACGGACCTGGGCTTGGACTACTACAGCGGGGACAGCAGCAtgtcccctctgccctcccagtCCCGGGGCTTCGGGGTGGGCGAGCGGGACCCCTGCGACTACGCCGGCCCCTACTCCATGaacccctccaccccctcaGACGGGACCTTCGTCCAGGGTTTTCAGAGCGACTCCCCCGGCTTGGGGCAGCCGGATTTGGAGAGCAAGCActtccctgccctcccgcaCCAGCTGGCAGCCCCCGGGCAGCAGACTGTCTTCGAGGCCAGCTTGCAGAAAGCCTTCTCGCCCAACTGCTCCCCAACCTTGGCCTTCAAGGAGGACCTACGGGCAGGCAATATCCGTAAGCTGCCTGCCTGCGACTCGCTCAAACACAGCATGCAG GGGGGGGCCCTGCCACACGCCCCCCACCTGGCTTGCCGCGATCTCCCCATGCCTCAACCGCACTACGACTCCCCCAGCTGCAAAAACCCCCCGTACTGGTATTCCCCCAATGCCAGCACCCGTAGCCCCTCGTACGACGGCAAAGCGGGGGCCAGTATGCTGGTAGACTTCATGGGCAGGACGGACCCCTCGTGTCTCAACCCCCACTTGAGCAGCCCAAGCGGCACCCACCCCTCCAAGGGCGAGAAGGAGCCCTTGGAGATGTCCCGGGCTCACCACCGAGGACCCTACGCTTGTCCCTTGATCAATGACTTGAACATCTCCCCCGTACCGAGAGACTcaatgctgcagctgcaggacaaCTACAGGTACCCCAGTTTTGCACCCCAAGGGCACCCCGTCATGGCCCCCACCCAGAAGAGCGGGTTTTTGGGACCCATGGTAGAGCAACAACATCCCGAGGACACTTTTACGGTCACCTCATTGTAG